Proteins encoded by one window of Trueperaceae bacterium:
- a CDS encoding ABC transporter substrate-binding protein: protein MKRGITSLVAMIGILATTLVWAQSADELVIVRPSDPVSLDAQEETTAPGAWVFGNVIEPLITLNADMEIEGRLAERWEFVDDTRLRFYLREGIEFHDGTPFNAEAVKFTWDRSLFADPPGRWASLAGPIASVDVVDEYTVDIVAEKPYGPLLLTSTMVYTGVVSPAAVERLGEDYARNPVGTGPFKFVEWRTNESITLEANDDYWRGRPELDRVVFRTVPEAGARTLALQSGEADMLLKPNPADLASFESSEAFDVHAATGLRVFYLGFNLERAPLDEPLVRQAIAHAIDVPGIVENLLEDAATVPTSVISPGVLGYADMNLDERYPYDPDAAIALLEEAGFTQNDAGIMERDGEELTLQMLPAAGRYLQDQEVAEVIQEFLRQAGIQVELNVFEWATTFTELREDPLQYDMFSFGWLTTTADADYTMYSNFRSDQFPPESWNSWRYANDEVDELLTQAREETDVATREGLYADVQAILAEDLPAVPIYNTIEVTVVGADVEGFEPHPIEYNLDLYPVSKAE, encoded by the coding sequence ATGAAACGCGGAATTACGTCGCTCGTCGCCATGATCGGCATCCTGGCTACGACGTTGGTGTGGGCACAGTCCGCCGACGAGCTGGTCATCGTGCGCCCCTCGGATCCGGTCTCGCTCGATGCGCAAGAGGAAACGACCGCGCCGGGCGCTTGGGTGTTCGGCAACGTCATCGAACCCCTCATCACCCTGAACGCCGACATGGAGATCGAAGGCCGCCTCGCGGAGCGGTGGGAGTTCGTGGACGACACGCGCTTGCGCTTCTACCTCCGCGAGGGCATCGAGTTCCACGACGGAACGCCGTTCAACGCCGAGGCCGTCAAGTTCACGTGGGATCGCTCGCTGTTCGCCGATCCCCCCGGCCGGTGGGCCAGCCTCGCCGGCCCCATCGCGTCCGTCGACGTGGTCGACGAATACACCGTCGACATCGTGGCGGAGAAGCCCTACGGTCCCCTTCTCCTCACCAGCACGATGGTGTACACCGGTGTCGTCAGCCCGGCCGCCGTCGAGCGGCTCGGCGAGGACTACGCCCGTAACCCCGTAGGAACGGGCCCGTTCAAGTTCGTCGAGTGGCGCACGAACGAGAGCATCACCCTCGAGGCCAACGACGACTACTGGCGCGGCCGCCCCGAACTCGACCGTGTCGTGTTCCGGACCGTGCCCGAAGCGGGTGCTCGCACCCTCGCCCTCCAATCGGGCGAGGCCGACATGCTGCTCAAGCCCAACCCCGCGGACCTGGCGTCGTTCGAGTCCAGCGAAGCCTTCGACGTGCACGCCGCCACGGGCTTGCGCGTGTTCTACCTCGGCTTCAACCTCGAGCGGGCTCCGCTCGACGAGCCGCTCGTTCGCCAAGCGATCGCGCACGCCATCGACGTGCCGGGCATCGTCGAGAACCTCTTGGAGGATGCGGCGACGGTGCCGACGAGCGTGATCTCGCCTGGGGTGCTCGGGTACGCCGACATGAACCTCGACGAACGCTACCCCTACGATCCCGACGCCGCGATCGCCCTCCTCGAGGAGGCCGGATTCACCCAGAACGACGCCGGCATCATGGAACGCGACGGCGAGGAACTCACGCTGCAGATGCTCCCCGCGGCAGGCCGCTACCTTCAGGACCAGGAGGTCGCCGAAGTCATCCAGGAGTTCCTGCGTCAGGCCGGGATCCAGGTCGAGCTCAACGTCTTCGAGTGGGCCACGACGTTCACGGAGTTGCGCGAAGATCCCCTGCAGTACGACATGTTCTCCTTCGGCTGGCTCACGACGACCGCCGACGCCGACTACACGATGTACTCCAACTTCCGTAGCGACCAGTTCCCCCCCGAGAGTTGGAACAGTTGGCGCTACGCCAACGACGAGGTGGACGAACTCCTAACCCAAGCGCGGGAGGAAACCGACGTCGCGACGCGCGAAGGCCTGTACGCCGACGTCCAGGCGATCCTCGCCGAGGACCTGCCCGCGGTGCCGATCTACAACACGATCGAAGTGACGGTCGTGGGAGCCGACGTGGAGGGGTTCGAACCCCACCCGATCGAGTACAACCTCGACCTGTACCCCGTGTCCAAGGCCGAGTAG
- a CDS encoding ABC transporter ATP-binding protein, protein MLSVRDVSKSFGGLQATSHLSFDVEPGEIVSVIGPNGAGKTTLFNLITGVYTPDAGDVLLEGQSLVGKAPDQVVGEGVARTFQNLRLFTNLSVLENVLIPQHRRRHVPWWQAVLRTRSYREAERVMHERALEALSFFGPRLMSFRLHQPVYVLSYANRRRTEMARAMATGAKMLLLDEPSAGMNPKETKEITQIIQRMRDEGGYTILLVEHKMNLVGEISDRVIVLDYGRKIAEGAYEDVVNDPAVLEAYLGKRSDDAREEGAA, encoded by the coding sequence ATGTTGAGCGTTCGCGACGTCAGCAAGAGCTTCGGGGGGCTGCAGGCCACGAGCCACCTCAGTTTCGACGTCGAGCCGGGCGAGATCGTCAGCGTCATCGGGCCGAACGGGGCGGGGAAGACCACCCTGTTCAACCTGATCACCGGCGTCTACACGCCGGACGCCGGCGACGTCCTGCTCGAGGGGCAGTCGCTGGTCGGGAAGGCCCCCGACCAGGTGGTCGGCGAGGGGGTCGCGCGGACGTTCCAGAACCTGCGCCTGTTCACGAACCTGTCGGTCCTCGAGAACGTCCTGATCCCGCAGCACCGACGCCGCCACGTGCCGTGGTGGCAGGCGGTGCTGCGCACGCGCAGCTACCGCGAGGCGGAGCGCGTCATGCACGAACGCGCCCTCGAGGCCCTGTCGTTCTTCGGGCCGCGCCTCATGAGCTTCCGTCTGCACCAGCCGGTGTACGTGTTGTCGTACGCCAACCGACGCCGCACCGAGATGGCGCGCGCGATGGCGACCGGCGCAAAGATGCTGCTGCTCGACGAGCCCAGCGCCGGCATGAACCCGAAGGAGACGAAGGAGATCACCCAAATCATCCAGCGCATGCGCGACGAGGGCGGCTACACGATCCTGCTCGTGGAGCACAAGATGAACCTCGTCGGGGAGATCAGCGACCGCGTGATCGTCCTCGATTACGGCCGCAAGATCGCCGAGGGCGCCTACGAGGACGTCGTGAACGACCCCGCGGTGCTCGAGGCGTACCTCGGCAAGCGCAGCGACGACGCGCGCGAGGAGGGGGCGGCATGA
- a CDS encoding SDR family NAD(P)-dependent oxidoreductase, with translation MNVRFDGDVVLVTGAAQGIGRGIALAFADLGAHVHACDVDATELDATRAEAERRGVPLAASRVDVTDRTSVSAWVDGVEAAEGRIDVIVNVAGGVLGQVGRPLEEVPEEDWKAIFAVNVDGAFHTATAAAPVFKRRRAGRIVTISSGAGLGVSLTGIQAYAAAKAAQIGLTRQLAHELGPWGVRVNAIAPGFVRSNPTTERQWASYGAEGQKRLIESIGLRRLGTVDDVVHPVLFLASEQAGWITGQTLPVDGGRA, from the coding sequence GTGAACGTCCGCTTCGACGGCGACGTCGTCCTCGTCACCGGCGCCGCGCAAGGGATCGGTCGCGGCATCGCGCTCGCCTTCGCCGACCTCGGAGCCCACGTGCACGCCTGCGACGTGGATGCGACGGAGCTGGACGCGACCCGCGCCGAGGCCGAACGTCGAGGCGTACCCCTTGCGGCGTCGCGCGTCGACGTCACCGACCGGACGTCCGTGAGCGCGTGGGTCGACGGCGTCGAAGCGGCCGAGGGCCGCATCGACGTGATCGTCAACGTGGCCGGCGGCGTGTTGGGCCAGGTCGGGCGGCCTCTCGAGGAGGTCCCCGAGGAGGACTGGAAGGCGATCTTCGCCGTCAACGTCGACGGCGCCTTCCACACCGCGACCGCAGCGGCCCCGGTGTTCAAACGACGGCGCGCGGGCCGGATCGTGACCATCAGCAGCGGCGCCGGGCTGGGCGTGAGCCTGACCGGAATCCAGGCGTACGCGGCGGCGAAGGCCGCGCAGATCGGCCTCACGCGCCAACTCGCGCACGAGTTGGGTCCGTGGGGCGTGCGCGTCAACGCGATCGCACCCGGCTTCGTTCGCTCGAACCCGACCACCGAACGCCAGTGGGCTTCCTACGGCGCCGAGGGCCAGAAGCGCCTGATCGAGAGCATCGGCCTGCGGCGACTCGGTACCGTCGACGACGTCGTGCACCCCGTCCTGTTTCTCGCGTCGGAGCAGGCAGGCTGGATCACCGGGCAGACGCTCCCGGTCGACGGGGGACGCGCATGA
- a CDS encoding 2-dehydropantoate 2-reductase encodes MTTLVWGAGAIGGTIGAYAHRAGHDVTLVDVEASHVDAVRRSGLTIEGPVDTFTVSVPAYEPHELSGRYDAVLLCTKAQHTPQALDAIEAVLAPSGYVASFQNGLNEWTVRDRVGPDRTIGAFVNFGADYLGPGRIHFGGRGTVTIGELDGRTSDRLVSLHALVRAFDPATRITDNVWGYLWGKMGYGAMLFASALTNESIADVLDARDVRPILDALAAEVLQVAQVEGVIPFGFNGFDPVAFGPAGNAAMRAASYDAMVAHNRGSAKTHSGVWRDLAVRKRRTEIDAQFGPIVARAQAAGRATPTLARLIDVVHDVEEGRRPQAWDTLHAVADVPEVA; translated from the coding sequence ATGACGACGCTCGTCTGGGGGGCCGGTGCCATCGGCGGAACGATCGGAGCGTACGCCCACCGGGCGGGGCACGACGTGACCCTCGTGGACGTCGAGGCGTCGCACGTCGACGCCGTGCGCCGATCCGGCTTGACGATCGAGGGGCCGGTCGACACCTTCACGGTGTCCGTCCCCGCCTACGAACCCCACGAGCTCTCCGGCCGATACGACGCGGTGCTGCTGTGCACGAAGGCGCAGCACACGCCGCAGGCCCTCGACGCCATCGAGGCGGTGCTCGCGCCCAGCGGGTACGTCGCCTCGTTCCAAAACGGGCTGAACGAATGGACGGTGCGCGACCGCGTCGGCCCCGACCGCACCATCGGCGCGTTCGTCAACTTCGGAGCCGACTACCTCGGTCCGGGACGCATCCACTTCGGAGGTCGCGGCACCGTCACCATCGGCGAGCTCGACGGTCGCACGAGCGACCGCCTCGTGTCCCTCCATGCCCTCGTGCGGGCCTTCGATCCCGCGACGCGGATCACCGACAACGTCTGGGGCTACTTGTGGGGCAAGATGGGGTATGGCGCCATGCTGTTCGCCAGCGCCCTGACGAACGAGAGTATCGCCGACGTCCTCGACGCGCGGGACGTGCGCCCCATCCTCGACGCGCTCGCGGCGGAGGTGCTGCAGGTCGCGCAGGTGGAGGGGGTCATTCCCTTCGGGTTCAACGGCTTCGATCCCGTGGCCTTCGGGCCGGCGGGCAACGCCGCGATGCGTGCCGCGTCCTACGATGCGATGGTGGCCCACAATCGGGGCTCAGCCAAGACCCACAGCGGGGTCTGGCGCGATCTCGCGGTCCGCAAGCGCCGCACCGAAATCGATGCGCAGTTCGGCCCCATCGTGGCGCGGGCGCAGGCCGCGGGACGGGCGACGCCGACCTTGGCGCGGTTGATCGACGTCGTTCACGACGTCGAAGAGGGACGGCGCCCCCAGGCGTGGGACACCCTGCACGCCGTGGCGGACGTACCGGAGGTGGCGTGA
- a CDS encoding dipeptidase, with the protein MTRADLPTVLDDLAGAFEAHRTAVAEFVAIPSVSTDPAHADDVRRAAGWIETRLRAMGDLRVERIDTPRHPAVLASWDGAPGAPTVLVYGHMDVQPPDPLDAWASPPFELDERDGRWYARGISDDKASMLIPILVAEAFFRHGAPPVNLRLLFEAEEEIGSPHLPEIVRSRAGELACDVVLSADGGMWKAEVPALTTRARGMTGLELRVRTAGKDLHSGRHGGAIHNPTHALARIVASLHDDAGRVAVEGFYDGVATPSEARLAELDRLPFDEATYLHEVGAPGTYGEPGYGTLARQWLRPTVEVNGLGGGYQGPGSKTVLPWEAFAKITCRLVPGQDPDAVLDALERHLHAVRPPGVTLAIRRSELGAPAYVMPDDHPVLHAAEAVLEATFDQRPVRVGMGGSVPIAATFAETLGADTLFFSFSTADENIHAPNEFYRPERFALGLEAWARLWHRLASSLPPTSS; encoded by the coding sequence ATGACCCGCGCCGACCTTCCAACCGTGCTCGACGACCTGGCCGGCGCCTTCGAGGCGCACCGCACGGCGGTGGCCGAGTTCGTGGCGATCCCGTCGGTATCGACCGACCCTGCGCACGCGGACGACGTCCGCCGCGCCGCGGGCTGGATCGAGACGCGACTACGCGCCATGGGCGACCTGCGCGTCGAGCGCATCGACACGCCCCGGCACCCGGCCGTCCTCGCGAGCTGGGACGGCGCTCCGGGCGCCCCCACCGTCCTCGTCTACGGCCACATGGACGTCCAACCTCCCGACCCGCTGGACGCCTGGGCATCCCCCCCCTTCGAGCTCGACGAGCGCGACGGTCGCTGGTACGCCCGCGGCATCTCCGACGACAAGGCATCGATGCTGATCCCCATTCTGGTCGCCGAAGCGTTCTTCCGGCACGGCGCTCCACCGGTGAACCTCCGGCTGCTGTTCGAAGCGGAGGAGGAGATCGGCAGCCCACACCTCCCCGAGATCGTGCGCTCGCGCGCCGGCGAGTTGGCGTGCGACGTGGTGCTTTCCGCCGACGGGGGGATGTGGAAGGCCGAAGTCCCGGCACTGACCACCCGGGCCCGCGGTATGACCGGCCTCGAACTGAGGGTCCGCACGGCGGGGAAGGATCTGCACTCGGGCCGTCACGGGGGCGCAATCCACAACCCGACGCACGCGCTGGCGCGCATCGTCGCCAGCCTTCACGACGACGCCGGCCGCGTCGCCGTCGAGGGGTTCTATGACGGTGTCGCCACACCGAGCGAAGCCCGCCTCGCCGAGCTCGACCGACTCCCCTTCGACGAGGCCACCTACCTGCACGAGGTCGGTGCGCCCGGGACCTACGGCGAGCCGGGCTACGGCACGCTGGCGCGTCAGTGGCTGCGCCCGACGGTGGAGGTGAACGGTCTGGGCGGCGGCTATCAGGGGCCCGGCTCCAAGACGGTGCTCCCGTGGGAAGCGTTCGCCAAGATCACCTGTCGACTCGTTCCGGGGCAGGACCCCGACGCCGTCCTCGACGCACTCGAACGCCACCTGCACGCGGTCCGGCCGCCCGGCGTCACGCTCGCAATCCGCCGCAGCGAGCTCGGCGCCCCCGCCTACGTCATGCCGGACGACCACCCGGTCCTACATGCCGCCGAGGCGGTCCTCGAAGCCACCTTCGACCAACGACCGGTGCGCGTTGGAATGGGCGGCAGCGTGCCGATCGCCGCCACCTTCGCCGAGACGCTGGGGGCCGACACGCTGTTCTTCTCGTTCAGCACCGCCGACGAGAACATCCACGCTCCCAACGAGTTCTACCGCCCCGAACGATTCGCGCTCGGACTCGAGGCATGGGCGCGACTCTGGCATCGACTCGCTTCGTCCCTTCCCCCCACATCGTCATGA
- a CDS encoding RraA family protein, producing the protein MSGREDTPDVAALLDVLRTHVGIGDLTCILSDRADVRVLDVDWGVRLGPPCFVGRARTVTTNGGVAPIRTMLPALLPGDVLVVRSSHPSAAVFGDRLADAATARGVTGVVVDGKVRDVVALEAGTLPVVARGVRPQRHDAVGAGTQDTPLAIGSTYVAPHDIVVGDRNGVVGVPASSSEHVLSDLDAWIEAERTADQAAPSPREG; encoded by the coding sequence ATGAGCGGCCGCGAGGACACTCCGGACGTCGCCGCGCTCCTGGACGTCCTGCGCACGCACGTGGGCATCGGTGACCTCACCTGCATCCTCAGCGATCGCGCCGACGTCCGCGTTCTCGACGTCGATTGGGGGGTGCGACTCGGTCCTCCATGCTTCGTCGGGCGCGCCCGCACCGTGACCACGAACGGCGGCGTCGCGCCGATCCGCACGATGCTGCCCGCCTTGCTCCCCGGCGACGTTCTCGTCGTACGTTCGAGTCACCCCTCCGCCGCGGTGTTCGGCGACCGACTCGCGGACGCCGCGACCGCTCGCGGCGTCACGGGCGTCGTCGTCGACGGGAAGGTGCGCGACGTCGTCGCGCTGGAGGCCGGGACGCTTCCGGTCGTGGCGCGCGGCGTGCGACCGCAACGTCACGACGCGGTCGGTGCGGGGACGCAGGACACACCACTGGCCATCGGATCGACGTACGTCGCCCCGCACGACATCGTCGTCGGCGATCGCAACGGCGTCGTCGGCGTTCCGGCTTCGTCGTCCGAACACGTCCTGAGCGACCTCGACGCGTGGATCGAGGCGGAGCGGACCGCCGACCAGGCCGCCCCCTCCCCTCGGGAAGGGTGA
- a CDS encoding GntR family transcriptional regulator has translation MSVPEPPPPLPLRIDRDLPVSIHAQLLGQIEYGIATGRLAPGHRLPSVRELAEQLSVSPVTVANVFKALRERDLIETVPGRGTFAARRDDDAPPNPHLPAIHHAIDDVVRLAERHGMPPEELATLLSVRLQSRAMEPTLDVWLVGIYDAATARYGRALGERLGRHVSTTTFERLRGDTLERVTNADLALTFAYRRRELLTRLGGRGPRVASLRFLPQTGVRSALATLSPFSRVGVVSALPSFLPTFLDGVRSYAGHVADVRGTVLDAADVDALVATSDVVVYSTGADAVLERIPADLHAFEYRHDPDPVWVERHIVPQVQAATLAQPTPPKEAQCTSTT, from the coding sequence ATGAGCGTGCCCGAGCCACCTCCCCCGCTCCCCCTGCGCATCGATCGCGACCTCCCGGTGTCGATTCACGCGCAACTCCTCGGCCAAATCGAGTACGGCATTGCCACCGGGCGACTCGCCCCCGGACATCGCCTCCCGTCGGTCCGCGAACTCGCCGAGCAACTCTCGGTCTCTCCGGTGACGGTCGCCAACGTCTTCAAGGCCCTTCGCGAACGCGATCTCATCGAGACGGTGCCGGGCCGCGGTACGTTCGCGGCTCGCCGCGACGACGACGCCCCACCGAACCCGCACCTCCCCGCGATTCATCACGCCATCGACGACGTGGTGCGTTTGGCCGAGCGCCACGGTATGCCGCCCGAAGAGCTGGCTACGCTGCTGAGCGTCCGCCTCCAATCGAGAGCGATGGAACCGACGCTCGACGTGTGGTTGGTGGGGATCTACGACGCCGCCACCGCCCGGTACGGGCGCGCCCTCGGCGAACGCCTCGGCCGTCACGTGTCCACCACGACCTTCGAGCGCCTTCGTGGCGACACCCTCGAGCGCGTGACGAACGCCGACCTCGCTCTCACGTTCGCGTACCGTCGGCGCGAGCTCCTGACGCGCCTGGGCGGCCGGGGACCACGCGTGGCGTCGCTCCGGTTTCTCCCGCAGACGGGGGTCCGCAGCGCGCTGGCGACGTTGTCGCCGTTCAGCCGCGTGGGCGTCGTCTCGGCCCTCCCCTCGTTCCTGCCGACGTTCCTCGACGGGGTCCGGTCCTATGCCGGCCACGTCGCCGACGTCCGCGGAACCGTCCTGGACGCCGCCGACGTCGACGCCCTCGTCGCGACGAGCGACGTCGTCGTGTATTCGACCGGCGCGGACGCCGTCCTCGAGCGCATCCCGGCCGACCTTCACGCCTTCGAGTACCGCCACGATCCCGACCCGGTTTGGGTCGAACGGCACATCGTCCCCCAGGTGCAGGCGGCGACGCTCGCCCAACCAACCCCACCCAAGGAGGCCCAATGCACGTCCACGACATGA
- a CDS encoding peroxiredoxin, translated as MSDAPTAPDATPTAGPTLPRLNEPAPEFTATTTQGTIALSDYRGRWVVLFSHPADFTPVCSTEFLAFAREASAFEARGASLIGLSIDSVHAHLAWLHDLEQMTGEPVPFPVIADLDMKVSNRFGMIHPGASETAAVRAVFLIDPEGVLRGMLYYPLNVGRSIPEVLRFLDALQFSDAQKMSTPADWTPGDPAIVKAPATMEEIRNDDPSTYHDYRRWYLRLNEPA; from the coding sequence ATGTCCGACGCCCCGACCGCCCCCGACGCCACGCCCACCGCCGGCCCCACGCTGCCCCGCCTGAACGAGCCGGCGCCCGAGTTCACCGCGACGACGACGCAGGGCACGATCGCCCTCTCCGACTACCGCGGACGCTGGGTCGTCCTGTTCAGCCACCCGGCCGACTTCACGCCCGTCTGCTCGACCGAGTTCCTGGCGTTCGCCCGCGAAGCGAGCGCCTTCGAGGCGCGCGGGGCGAGCCTCATCGGCCTGTCGATCGATTCCGTGCACGCCCACCTGGCGTGGCTACACGACCTCGAACAGATGACCGGCGAGCCGGTCCCGTTCCCCGTGATCGCCGACCTCGACATGAAGGTCTCGAACCGGTTCGGCATGATCCACCCCGGCGCGTCGGAGACCGCCGCGGTGCGCGCGGTCTTCCTCATCGACCCCGAGGGCGTCCTGCGCGGCATGCTGTACTACCCGCTCAACGTCGGGCGCAGCATCCCCGAGGTCCTGCGCTTCCTCGACGCGCTGCAGTTCTCCGACGCGCAGAAGATGTCGACGCCCGCCGACTGGACGCCGGGCGACCCGGCGATCGTCAAGGCGCCCGCCACGATGGAGGAGATCCGCAACGACGACCCGTCGACGTACCACGACTACCGCCGCTGGTACCTGCGCCTGAACGAACCGGCCTGA
- a CDS encoding ABC transporter ATP-binding protein, with translation MSDAAPGPAPENLLELRKVTTHYGPIRVLHDVDMVIHPGEMVCLLGGNASGKSTTLKTILGIVRVSEGEMYFRGERADTLDTAQRIERGMAVVPENRRIFPKMTVRENLEMGAYLRNDRKAIREDVDYVVNLFPRIGERLNQQGGTMSGGEQQMLAMGRALMSRPKLILMDEPSMGLAPLFVEKIFEIIKTVNDEGISVFVVEQNANVALSIADRGYVLQTGEVVLSGPARDLLEDEAMKKAYLGDV, from the coding sequence ATGAGCGACGCGGCCCCCGGACCGGCGCCGGAGAACCTGCTCGAGTTGCGCAAGGTCACCACCCACTACGGCCCCATCCGGGTGCTGCACGACGTCGACATGGTCATCCACCCCGGCGAGATGGTGTGCCTGCTCGGAGGGAACGCCTCGGGCAAGTCGACGACCCTCAAGACGATCCTCGGGATCGTCCGGGTGTCGGAGGGCGAGATGTACTTCCGGGGGGAGCGCGCCGACACGCTCGACACCGCGCAACGCATCGAGCGGGGCATGGCGGTCGTGCCGGAGAACCGGCGGATCTTCCCCAAGATGACCGTCCGCGAGAACCTCGAGATGGGGGCGTACCTGCGCAACGACCGCAAGGCCATCCGCGAGGACGTCGACTACGTCGTGAACCTGTTCCCCCGCATCGGGGAACGCCTGAACCAGCAGGGCGGCACGATGTCGGGGGGGGAGCAACAGATGTTGGCGATGGGGCGGGCCCTCATGAGCCGCCCGAAACTCATCCTGATGGACGAGCCGTCCATGGGGCTCGCACCGTTGTTCGTCGAGAAGATCTTCGAGATCATCAAGACCGTCAACGACGAAGGCATCAGCGTGTTCGTCGTCGAGCAGAACGCGAACGTCGCGCTCTCCATCGCCGACCGCGGCTACGTCCTGCAGACCGGCGAGGTCGTCCTGTCCGGGCCCGCCCGGGACCTGCTGGAGGACGAGGCGATGAAGAAGGCGTACTTGGGCGACGTGTAG
- a CDS encoding creatininase family protein, with amino-acid sequence MHVHDMSWFDMEAYLKRDDRVVVPLGSLEQHAYLSLGVDNILSQRVALEAAGPLGVPVMPGVPYGLTPYQTSWPGTVTLRVDTYLALLRDLMDGLARQGFRRILFVNGHGGNAGVRGLLQEWMMDHPGTSVRWHDWWSAPETWAKVQSIDPAASHASWMETFPWTRLDADRDVPTTAKPMVDFEVLRALAPADVRAYVGDGNMGGAYEKPDEVMLALWEVGVTETRAAIEGPWSA; translated from the coding sequence ATGCACGTCCACGACATGAGTTGGTTCGACATGGAGGCGTATCTGAAGCGCGACGACCGCGTCGTCGTTCCGCTCGGAAGCCTCGAACAACACGCGTACCTCAGCCTCGGGGTGGACAACATCCTGTCGCAACGGGTCGCCCTCGAGGCCGCAGGACCGCTCGGCGTTCCCGTCATGCCCGGCGTCCCCTACGGCCTCACGCCCTACCAGACGTCGTGGCCCGGGACCGTCACCTTGCGGGTGGATACCTACCTCGCCCTCCTCCGCGACCTGATGGACGGCCTGGCGCGACAGGGGTTTCGACGCATCCTGTTCGTCAACGGCCACGGAGGCAACGCCGGCGTCCGTGGCTTGCTCCAGGAATGGATGATGGACCACCCCGGAACGAGCGTTCGCTGGCACGATTGGTGGAGCGCCCCCGAAACGTGGGCCAAGGTGCAATCGATCGATCCAGCCGCCTCCCACGCCTCGTGGATGGAGACGTTCCCCTGGACGCGCCTCGACGCGGACCGCGACGTCCCGACGACCGCCAAACCCATGGTCGACTTCGAGGTCCTGCGCGCCCTCGCACCCGCCGACGTCCGCGCCTACGTTGGGGACGGCAACATGGGGGGCGCCTACGAAAAACCCGACGAGGTGATGCTCGCGTTGTGGGAGGTCGGCGTCACCGAAACGCGCGCCGCGATCGAAGGACCGTGGAGCGCATGA